In the genome of Helicobacter kayseriensis, one region contains:
- a CDS encoding HesA/MoeB/ThiF family protein, whose amino-acid sequence MLTQEEKIRYSRHLMLEDVGEEGQERIKNARILIIGAGALATPNALYLSGAGVGTIGIIDDDVVDVSNLHRQVIYQTSDIGKPKVECAKNRMLAINPNICVQTHKMRFDLSNAKVLIQEYDLIIDATDNFVSKFLINDVCVLENKPFIHAGIMRYCGQIMGVIPHQSACLACIFPTPPSNMKLYKNGLFATITGILGSISASEVLKFFTHIGTPLTDSILSIDLASMQFSKLQISKNPNCPICGKDSKREIRQIACN is encoded by the coding sequence ATGCTGACACAAGAAGAAAAAATTCGTTATTCTCGCCATTTGATGTTAGAAGATGTCGGAGAAGAAGGACAAGAAAGAATCAAAAATGCTCGGATTTTGATCATAGGAGCAGGAGCACTTGCAACCCCAAATGCACTTTATCTTTCTGGTGCGGGAGTTGGAACTATTGGGATTATTGATGATGATGTGGTTGATGTAAGCAATCTTCATCGACAAGTGATATATCAAACAAGCGATATTGGAAAACCAAAAGTAGAATGTGCCAAAAACAGAATGCTTGCTATCAATCCCAATATTTGTGTCCAAACCCACAAAATGCGTTTTGATTTAAGCAATGCCAAAGTTCTCATCCAAGAATATGATTTGATTATTGATGCGACAGATAATTTTGTCTCCAAATTTCTTATCAATGATGTATGTGTTTTAGAAAACAAGCCCTTTATCCATGCAGGCATTATGCGCTATTGTGGTCAAATTATGGGGGTCATTCCACATCAGAGCGCCTGCCTTGCTTGCATTTTCCCCACTCCTCCTTCCAATATGAAACTTTACAAAAATGGGCTATTTGCCACAATTACAGGCATACTAGGATCAATTAGCGCAAGTGAAGTTTTAAAGTTTTTTACCCATATAGGAACTCCGCTTACTGATTCAATTTTAAGCATTGATCTTGCCTCGATGCAATTTTCAAAACTTCAAATTTCCAAAAACCCCAACTGCCCAATTTGCGGAAAAGACTCCAAGCGCGAGATTCGTCAAATTGCATGCAATTAA
- a CDS encoding M67 family metallopeptidase, which yields MQLTIPQCLYSQLIQEAKHHFPQECCGYLLGSTQGQNNLLQSYIPMPNTHKTPQTHFAFDPLDQLQAFGILKQKRLQIIGVFHSHPNSPPIPSQEDLRFSFFVTQSFLIISLKNGITFASYRINAHKAKKEKIEILS from the coding sequence ATGCAATTAACAATCCCTCAATGCCTTTATAGCCAACTCATTCAAGAAGCCAAGCATCACTTCCCCCAAGAGTGTTGTGGCTATCTCTTGGGATCTACCCAAGGACAAAATAACCTCCTTCAGTCCTATATTCCTATGCCCAATACTCACAAAACTCCACAAACTCACTTTGCCTTTGATCCTCTTGATCAACTGCAGGCTTTTGGAATCCTAAAACAAAAACGCTTACAAATCATTGGGGTTTTTCACTCTCACCCTAACTCCCCTCCTATCCCCTCACAAGAAGATTTGCGTTTTTCATTCTTTGTCACTCAGAGCTTTTTAATTATCTCTCTTAAAAATGGAATCACTTTTGCTTCTTATCGCATCAACGCCCATAAAGCAAAAAAAGAAAAGATTGAGATTTTATCTTGA
- the flgD gene encoding flagellar hook assembly protein FlgD yields MTEIISKTPSTTSAPSKEETPIQTKKPLEKPNTLAKLTGQDIKEAEKKKNQRNINELDNDAFMKLFLEQLKNQDPTAPMETDKIITQTAQLTQVEMMEQNKKTMLEVADAMKSTKEVNEELKKFQEAFKESLEGLNQGMGKSATASDTMTQMSAFNTVAMIGKIAETDIFGITLDKEGKADFSLYFDEAIDASKGHPSINIFDGKNNLVASIDLKDKNGEKGYINFSWDGKQKNGKNAPSGTYTIKAEYNLNESSGEYHQARIGRGEVQSVIFKEGKPMLRMGELIVPIQSALEFYEKSSS; encoded by the coding sequence ATGACAGAAATAATCTCAAAAACCCCTAGCACGACCTCGGCTCCCTCCAAAGAGGAAACTCCGATTCAAACCAAAAAACCTCTTGAAAAACCAAACACTCTAGCCAAACTCACTGGTCAAGACATCAAAGAGGCCGAAAAAAAGAAAAATCAACGCAATATCAATGAGCTTGATAATGATGCATTTATGAAGCTCTTTTTGGAACAGCTCAAAAATCAAGATCCAACTGCACCTATGGAGACAGATAAAATCATTACCCAAACAGCACAACTTACGCAAGTGGAGATGATGGAGCAAAACAAAAAAACAATGCTAGAAGTAGCAGATGCGATGAAATCCACAAAAGAGGTCAATGAAGAGCTCAAAAAGTTTCAAGAAGCATTCAAAGAAAGTCTAGAAGGACTTAATCAGGGTATGGGAAAAAGTGCTACAGCAAGCGATACAATGACACAAATGTCTGCTTTTAATACTGTGGCAATGATTGGAAAGATTGCTGAAACAGATATCTTTGGAATCACTTTAGATAAAGAAGGAAAGGCTGATTTTAGTCTTTATTTTGATGAGGCCATTGATGCTTCTAAGGGGCATCCTAGTATCAATATTTTTGATGGAAAAAACAATCTTGTGGCAAGCATCGATCTTAAAGACAAAAATGGAGAAAAGGGATATATCAACTTTAGCTGGGATGGAAAACAAAAAAATGGCAAAAACGCTCCAAGCGGAACTTACACCATCAAAGCAGAATACAACCTCAATGAATCTAGTGGAGAATATCACCAAGCACGCATAGGAAGAGGAGAGGTTCAAAGCGTCATTTTCAAAGAGGGGAAACCTATGCTTCGTATGGGTGAGCTGATCGTTCCCATCCAATCAGCCCTTGAATTTTATGAAAAGAGCTCATCATGA
- a CDS encoding metallophosphoesterase, giving the protein MEKYLFYCLALTVFALMHWAIYQWLLKSLLSKEWVKRVRWVLVANFGVLLLYFLGRYQELVPYRIHAWLSVSVGFCFILFVCAIVYRVLLMACLLLDSKRRDSLKRGLDLSVGALALGYGGWGLYEGMMRPEVRKVKLSLEGLKSPFSMVQISDLHIGGLIDAERVKVIVQEILALHPDVIVLTGDIVDARIDKIQEALDELKHLRAPLGVYYVLGNHEYFHHVYEVLEEIRRCGFCVLDNKGIILKRGQEELVNLVGVNDLFGKRFGDLEPDLELALKNQKENLPTILLAHQPKFAFTIQLDQKIDLILSGHTHGGQIFPFNLLVRLDQPYLAGLYQHSNNTQIYVNRGSGFWGPPMRVGVRAEVTYFEFRPK; this is encoded by the coding sequence TTGGAAAAGTATCTTTTTTATTGTTTGGCTTTGACTGTATTTGCCTTGATGCATTGGGCGATCTATCAATGGTTGCTTAAGTCTTTACTTTCAAAAGAGTGGGTAAAGAGAGTGAGGTGGGTTCTTGTTGCTAATTTTGGTGTTTTGCTTTTATATTTTTTGGGAAGATATCAAGAGTTGGTTCCTTATAGAATTCATGCTTGGCTTTCTGTGAGCGTGGGGTTTTGTTTTATTCTTTTTGTGTGCGCGATTGTATATCGAGTCCTGTTGATGGCGTGTTTGCTTTTGGATAGCAAGCGTAGGGATAGCTTAAAGCGAGGGCTTGATCTTTCTGTGGGGGCGTTAGCTTTGGGATATGGTGGATGGGGACTATATGAGGGGATGATGAGGCCTGAAGTTAGAAAAGTCAAACTTTCTCTTGAGGGTCTCAAATCTCCTTTTTCAATGGTGCAAATCAGTGATTTGCATATTGGAGGGTTGATTGATGCAGAGCGCGTGAAGGTCATCGTCCAAGAAATCTTAGCACTTCATCCAGATGTGATTGTTTTGACAGGGGATATTGTTGATGCACGCATTGATAAGATTCAAGAGGCTTTAGATGAGCTGAAGCATTTAAGGGCTCCTTTGGGGGTATATTATGTGCTTGGGAATCATGAATATTTTCATCATGTTTATGAGGTTTTGGAAGAAATAAGGCGGTGCGGTTTTTGTGTCTTAGATAATAAGGGCATTATCTTAAAACGAGGGCAAGAGGAGCTAGTCAATCTTGTGGGTGTTAATGATTTATTTGGGAAGCGATTTGGTGATTTGGAGCCTGATTTGGAGTTGGCATTAAAGAATCAAAAGGAGAATTTGCCTACGATTTTGTTGGCACATCAACCTAAATTTGCTTTTACAATTCAGCTAGATCAAAAAATTGATTTGATTTTGAGTGGGCATACCCATGGGGGACAAATCTTTCCTTTTAATCTTTTAGTGAGATTAGATCAGCCTTATCTTGCGGGGCTATATCAGCATTCAAACAATACACAGATTTATGTCAATCGTGGTAGCGGTTTTTGGGGTCCTCCTATGAGGGTAGGGGTGAGGGCAGAGGTGACATATTTTGAGTTTAGGCCTAAATAG
- the motA gene encoding flagellar motor stator protein MotA, whose amino-acid sequence MDLSTILGMVLAVTSISVGDILEGGNPLHVIHLSSVLIVIPTALFSAMTGTNAKFIKAGYKELKLVFASSPVDIPEKIKLLVEFSTIARRDGVLALESRVAQLDDDFMREALSMIIDGRDAHSVKEDMEIQIEQIEEYYHGAGHYWILAGESCPVFGLVGAVFGLMLALQLLDNPAKMAAGIAGAFTATVTGIMGAYAIFAPWGNKMIAKSKDIVKEKTMILEGVIGIANGDNPRNLEAKLFGFLDPSQPKISQFN is encoded by the coding sequence ATGGATTTATCGACGATTTTAGGGATGGTCTTGGCCGTTACAAGTATTTCAGTGGGAGATATTTTAGAGGGAGGAAACCCCCTGCATGTTATCCACCTCAGCTCGGTTCTTATTGTTATACCTACAGCCTTATTTTCAGCCATGACAGGAACAAATGCAAAATTCATCAAAGCTGGATACAAAGAACTCAAACTTGTTTTTGCTAGCTCTCCTGTTGATATCCCCGAAAAGATCAAATTGCTTGTTGAGTTTTCTACAATTGCTAGACGGGATGGTGTTTTGGCCCTAGAGTCAAGAGTGGCTCAACTTGATGATGACTTTATGCGCGAAGCTTTAAGTATGATCATTGATGGACGCGATGCTCACTCTGTAAAAGAAGATATGGAAATCCAGATTGAGCAAATTGAGGAATACTATCATGGCGCAGGACATTATTGGATTTTGGCAGGAGAGTCTTGTCCTGTATTTGGACTTGTAGGAGCCGTGTTTGGACTTATGCTAGCCCTTCAACTTCTAGACAATCCCGCCAAAATGGCTGCAGGGATCGCTGGAGCTTTTACAGCAACTGTTACAGGAATTATGGGGGCTTATGCTATTTTTGCCCCATGGGGGAATAAAATGATTGCCAAAAGTAAAGATATCGTCAAAGAAAAAACAATGATCTTAGAAGGCGTGATTGGCATTGCCAATGGGGACAATCCTCGCAATCTTGAAGCAAAACTCTTTGGATTCCTTGATCCAAGCCAACCAAAAATCTCACAATTCAACTAA
- the motB gene encoding flagellar motor protein MotB — MAKKKKCPECPAGEKWAVPYADFLSLLLALFIALYAISAQNTEKTKALKEEFIKIFDYAPKPEQAQPVIPIAPTPSETLDMTDGKQEGGDLSEERPQESVAEMIQKGGVLEQIEEGTLLKLPTNIFFPIDSHELKDKDMQLFFQRIVQIIQRLPKDVRIDVRGFSNNPNVAQTPYKTDYELGASRALFVMNALIKDGISPKRIFFSSQGKYGKALEGKDEEEKILKGNRVEIYFFVSDHQHQKTKEILNQFLQSQKQSQK, encoded by the coding sequence ATGGCAAAGAAAAAAAAGTGTCCAGAATGTCCAGCCGGAGAAAAGTGGGCAGTCCCGTATGCGGACTTCCTCTCGCTTCTTCTTGCACTTTTTATCGCCCTCTATGCCATCTCAGCTCAAAATACAGAAAAAACAAAAGCGCTCAAAGAAGAATTTATCAAGATTTTTGACTACGCACCCAAACCCGAACAGGCCCAACCTGTTATTCCCATCGCCCCCACTCCATCAGAAACACTTGATATGACAGATGGAAAACAAGAGGGGGGAGATTTGTCTGAAGAACGACCACAAGAATCTGTTGCTGAAATGATTCAAAAAGGAGGAGTTCTTGAGCAAATCGAAGAAGGAACGCTTCTTAAGCTTCCAACCAATATTTTCTTCCCCATCGATTCTCACGAACTTAAAGACAAAGATATGCAACTCTTCTTTCAAAGAATTGTACAAATCATTCAAAGGCTTCCCAAAGATGTCAGAATCGATGTTAGAGGATTTTCCAATAATCCAAATGTTGCACAAACTCCTTATAAAACAGATTATGAATTAGGAGCTAGTCGTGCATTATTTGTGATGAATGCTCTTATCAAAGATGGAATCTCTCCAAAGCGAATCTTTTTCTCCTCACAAGGAAAATATGGTAAAGCGCTTGAAGGAAAAGATGAGGAAGAAAAGATTCTTAAAGGTAATCGTGTCGAAATCTATTTCTTTGTCAGCGATCATCAACATCAAAAAACAAAAGAAATCCTCAACCAATTTCTCCAATCCCAAAAACAATCCCAAAAATAA
- a CDS encoding aspartate aminotransferase family protein, with product MTLEEVKEIDSTYVMPTYGRMQIAFERGEGARLYDLQGRDYIDFGSGIGVNSVGYGNQRLSKVLADQTHKLLHTSNLYLIPQQALLAKKLVELSGYDMNVFFANSGAEANEGMIKLARKYGEVNFSKKRYKIITLASSFHGRTLATLKATGQESYHRFFSPFPDGFVIAQSLQDVYAKIDDETCAVMIELIQGEGGIYALPKEEVQKLEKHLRNKEILLMIDEVQSGAYRSGEFLASHLYGISPDVIALAKGIGGGVPIGAVMSKHKDLFQAGDHGSTFGGNFLSTSASQCVLEILEEEKASGALQERIELFDHKLEECLRDSQKFIKKVGVGLMVGLEARDAQIQREVINQALESGVIVLRAGKNIVRFLPPLTISREEILEGFERFRKVIV from the coding sequence ATGACTTTGGAGGAAGTAAAAGAGATTGATTCTACATATGTGATGCCTACATATGGAAGAATGCAGATTGCATTTGAAAGAGGAGAGGGGGCAAGATTATATGATCTTCAGGGGAGAGATTATATTGATTTTGGGAGTGGGATTGGTGTCAATAGTGTGGGATATGGGAATCAGAGATTGTCCAAAGTCTTAGCAGATCAGACGCACAAACTTCTTCATACTTCCAATTTGTATTTGATCCCTCAACAAGCCTTGCTTGCCAAAAAGCTTGTTGAGCTGAGTGGGTATGATATGAATGTATTTTTTGCCAATTCTGGTGCAGAAGCCAATGAGGGAATGATCAAGCTTGCACGCAAATATGGCGAGGTCAATTTCTCCAAAAAACGCTATAAGATCATTACGCTTGCTTCAAGTTTCCATGGACGCACCCTTGCGACATTGAAAGCTACAGGACAGGAGAGCTATCATCGTTTTTTCTCTCCTTTTCCTGATGGGTTTGTGATCGCTCAATCTCTTCAAGATGTGTATGCAAAGATTGATGATGAAACATGTGCTGTGATGATTGAGCTTATCCAAGGAGAGGGCGGGATTTATGCTTTGCCCAAAGAAGAAGTTCAAAAACTTGAGAAGCACTTGAGGAATAAAGAGATTTTGTTGATGATTGATGAGGTGCAGAGCGGAGCCTATCGTAGTGGAGAGTTTTTGGCAAGCCATCTTTATGGAATCTCTCCTGATGTGATTGCCTTGGCTAAAGGGATTGGGGGAGGAGTGCCAATTGGAGCTGTGATGAGCAAACACAAAGACTTATTTCAAGCAGGTGATCATGGGAGCACTTTTGGGGGAAATTTTTTGAGCACGAGCGCATCTCAATGTGTGCTTGAGATCTTGGAAGAAGAAAAGGCAAGTGGAGCATTGCAGGAACGTATTGAGCTTTTTGATCATAAGCTAGAAGAGTGCTTAAGAGATTCTCAAAAATTTATCAAAAAAGTGGGAGTAGGCTTAATGGTGGGGCTAGAGGCTAGAGATGCGCAAATCCAAAGGGAGGTGATCAATCAAGCTTTGGAATCTGGAGTAATTGTGCTTAGGGCAGGGAAAAATATTGTGAGATTTTTGCCTCCATTGACAATCTCTAGAGAGGAAATTTTGGAGGGATTTGAACGTTTTAGAAAGGTGATTGTCTGA
- a CDS encoding flagellar hook-basal body complex protein → MNNTILNSYSGIKTHQFGLDSVSNNIANVNTVGFRESRPEFETLFAPKTSSNGPTSNEINMGATAASNAISTQNGSYKLSDGEFDLAYQGKGWFVVGENKEGEMEVKKDSFSQKQENFFTRDGNFGKDAQGYLVNSRGYYVYGVNLGKIQNGVFISSPQDDEQNLASEKLSPLRIPQDLHCKPAQTTKVQASINLNKTQNPKNAYDAFVVDGKLDEKKILDADVNIFFANQKSLDSQINNEAKITLTSNDGKQQTYTFYYGEGKENSFRTLGELKSLIKEKTGLDLNIATQNTDSKTPSLAVELSSPNFAQPDIQTDGSFFEALGMNTKREQQMATVSPYTPNQSYAPNELVSYLGITFKKINQAGNSNPLESPKDWEIVGTNNVKNFDENKTYSAGDVVKKDGSVYLMDDKNQFLKISDEKTFQYPTYNPQEQYGKNTFVQFENKLYERIGETGNSNPAQDPEGWQEISLGKILSKSLEVPHFTSNIDIYDENGKKYHLISQYNLVEGFNTTDQKNQKWEVKTYIQDIESKNRLGDEVTHFISFDQDNQPTAQTAEIDFKGKKIAYDIAGTEKEKSSDELYSESRVVSSSQNGYPDGLLEQTSINENGVIFLKFSNGKQEAMGRIGVVAFVNDQGLSKMGGNLFGLESTLIGGEKHLKSGNPILGWNESGKLTMGNIKQGYLETSNVNVGNALTELILMQRGYSMNAKSFTTGDELIKEAINLKK, encoded by the coding sequence ATGAACAATACAATCCTAAACTCTTATAGCGGAATCAAAACTCACCAATTTGGACTTGATAGTGTTTCAAACAACATCGCCAATGTCAATACAGTTGGCTTCAGAGAAAGTCGTCCAGAATTTGAAACACTCTTTGCGCCAAAAACTTCTAGCAATGGCCCAACAAGCAATGAAATCAATATGGGAGCAACAGCAGCTTCAAATGCAATCTCTACACAAAATGGAAGTTATAAGCTCAGCGATGGAGAATTTGATTTGGCCTATCAAGGAAAGGGTTGGTTTGTTGTAGGAGAAAACAAAGAGGGAGAAATGGAAGTCAAAAAAGATAGCTTCTCCCAAAAACAAGAAAATTTTTTTACGCGTGATGGAAATTTTGGCAAAGATGCGCAAGGCTATCTTGTCAATTCAAGAGGATATTATGTGTATGGCGTCAATCTTGGGAAGATTCAAAATGGGGTTTTTATCTCTTCCCCTCAAGATGACGAACAAAATCTAGCATCTGAAAAACTCTCTCCTTTGCGTATTCCACAAGATCTGCATTGCAAACCTGCACAGACTACAAAAGTGCAAGCAAGCATCAATCTCAACAAAACCCAAAACCCCAAAAACGCTTATGATGCATTTGTTGTCGATGGAAAACTTGATGAGAAAAAAATACTTGATGCGGATGTCAATATCTTTTTTGCCAATCAAAAATCCCTTGATTCTCAAATCAACAATGAAGCAAAGATCACCCTCACTAGCAATGATGGAAAACAGCAAACTTATACTTTTTATTATGGAGAAGGAAAAGAAAATTCCTTTCGAACCCTAGGAGAGCTTAAATCTCTCATCAAAGAAAAAACAGGTCTTGATCTCAATATCGCCACACAAAACACAGATTCTAAAACGCCCTCTTTGGCTGTGGAGCTCTCAAGCCCTAATTTTGCACAACCTGATATCCAAACTGATGGAAGCTTTTTTGAAGCATTGGGAATGAACACTAAAAGAGAGCAACAAATGGCGACTGTTTCTCCTTATACCCCCAATCAATCTTATGCTCCCAATGAACTTGTTTCTTATCTTGGAATCACATTCAAAAAAATCAATCAAGCAGGAAACTCAAATCCTCTTGAAAGCCCGAAAGATTGGGAAATTGTAGGTACAAACAATGTCAAAAATTTTGATGAAAACAAAACTTACAGCGCAGGAGATGTGGTCAAAAAAGATGGAAGTGTTTATCTTATGGATGACAAAAATCAATTTTTAAAAATCAGCGATGAAAAAACATTCCAATATCCTACATACAACCCCCAAGAACAATATGGAAAAAACACCTTTGTCCAATTTGAAAACAAACTCTATGAACGCATAGGCGAAACAGGGAATTCCAATCCCGCACAAGATCCAGAAGGATGGCAAGAAATCTCTCTTGGGAAGATTCTGAGCAAATCTCTTGAGGTCCCCCATTTTACGAGCAATATTGATATTTATGATGAAAATGGGAAAAAATATCATCTCATTAGCCAATACAATCTTGTAGAGGGCTTTAACACCACAGATCAAAAAAACCAAAAATGGGAAGTTAAAACCTATATCCAAGATATAGAAAGCAAAAATCGTTTGGGAGATGAAGTGACACATTTTATCTCCTTTGATCAAGACAACCAACCCACCGCTCAAACCGCAGAGATAGACTTCAAAGGCAAAAAAATCGCCTATGATATAGCCGGAACAGAAAAAGAAAAAAGCTCTGATGAGCTCTATAGCGAATCAAGGGTTGTTTCATCTTCGCAAAATGGCTACCCTGATGGTCTGCTTGAGCAAACAAGCATCAATGAAAATGGGGTGATCTTCCTCAAATTTAGCAATGGCAAGCAAGAAGCGATGGGGAGAATTGGGGTTGTCGCCTTTGTCAATGATCAGGGACTAAGCAAAATGGGAGGGAATCTCTTTGGACTTGAGAGCACTCTTATAGGAGGAGAAAAGCATTTAAAAAGCGGTAATCCTATCCTTGGCTGGAACGAATCAGGCAAGCTTACAATGGGCAATATCAAACAGGGCTATCTTGAGACAAGCAATGTCAATGTCGGAAATGCTTTGACTGAACTCATCTTGATGCAAAGGGGATATTCAATGAATGCCAAAAGCTTCACCACAGGTGATGAACTCATCAAAGAGGCCATTAATCTCAAAAAATAA
- a CDS encoding MBL fold metallo-hydrolase, whose protein sequence is MKILKKPFGAYETNCYILSLDCGEIIIDAGMGASHWIEQECKNPLAILCTHGHFDHIWDNAKVKSLFPHIPLICHKNDAFMLESDCFGLGLTPCAPDIVLEGEENALDFEDFKVKFLLFSGHTPGCCMIEINHHLFSGDFIFYHCVGRSDFEYSNPLDMKESLKRFKTFSPNLPIHPGHGRDTEVYEEQRHIDFWIERTL, encoded by the coding sequence ATGAAGATTCTCAAAAAGCCCTTTGGCGCTTATGAAACCAATTGTTATATTCTCTCACTTGATTGTGGAGAAATCATCATTGATGCGGGGATGGGGGCAAGCCATTGGATAGAACAGGAGTGCAAGAATCCCTTAGCGATTTTATGTACTCACGGGCATTTTGATCATATTTGGGACAATGCCAAAGTCAAATCCCTCTTCCCTCATATTCCCCTCATCTGCCACAAAAACGATGCCTTTATGCTAGAGAGCGATTGCTTTGGACTTGGCCTCACTCCTTGTGCTCCAGATATTGTCTTAGAGGGGGAAGAAAATGCTTTGGATTTTGAAGATTTTAAAGTGAAATTTCTTCTCTTTTCTGGACACACGCCAGGGTGCTGTATGATTGAGATCAATCATCATTTATTTAGTGGAGATTTTATTTTTTATCATTGTGTTGGTCGCAGTGATTTTGAGTATTCCAATCCTTTGGATATGAAAGAATCACTTAAGAGATTCAAAACTTTCTCTCCTAATCTCCCCATTCATCCAGGACATGGGAGAGATACGGAAGTTTATGAAGAACAACGCCATATTGATTTTTGGATTGAACGCACATTGTAG